Proteins from one Salinispora arenicola genomic window:
- a CDS encoding M14 family metallopeptidase — MRRTRLAIAGVFTLVGALALTTPANARPSSEPDSRDSLEVYVGTVDPEQLEKLRHAGADLDHGHTETDRSGDTHVETVLSKRQAARLASQGVRLEVKKVRGKAASQVLREQAATGWSAFRSYSEPGGIRDEITATAARYPTLTKVTTIGRSHQGQPILAVKVTKNAKRIRDGKRPSVLYASAQHAREWITPEMTRRLMHHVLDNYGEDQDITRLVDTTELWFVPVANPDGYDHTFTPGNRLWRKNLRDNDGDGQITTADGVDLNRNFGYKWGYDNEGSSPDPISNTYRGPSPHSEPETRALDKLFRKVGFEFFVNYHSAAELLLYGAGWQVATPTPDDIIYEAMVGDDDNPAVPGYDPDLSAELYTTNGDTDTHATVRYGTLGFTPEMSTCQAAAASDPDDEWLPEDCASRFIFPDDEKLISAEVAKNLPFALAVAQSAHDPDEPVSVVGLSTPDFVVDTFDTSYGGRQQVASITRRALRNVRMHYTINDGRTKTVSVREWQGGERYGDTHDDYYAELRGTVQGARPGDQVKVWFSGRKPGTGKVTSERFTYQVHDDIGGDVLVLAMEDVTGLSPVQDATSAKYADEMAAALTAAGRTSDVYDFDTMGRQAPHHLGVLSHYRMVLWETGDDVIPRSQGQVPGTIARAAVETELAVRDYLNEGGKLLLSGEYALFAQAANGAYGYQPNGPAECTDPGDETCLPVLNDFQQYWLGAFTYVSDGGTGDSGPYPVIGEDNRFAGFTGALNAPGSAENQDHTASFLTTSGFLPPDEFPQFDSSAPLGWDRPGGAPFDPRTGDWYLWSGQANESYKRLTQTVDLSNASAGELRFFTSYDIESNWDYLIVEAHEVGSDAWTALPDANGRTGTDTGDSCDSGWVEALHPWLARYQGEDCSPTGTTGSWHAATGASNGWQEFVIDLSGYAGKQVEVSISYISDWSTQGLGVFLDDARVIVDGTTVSETSFEADLGDWTLAGPPPGSADNTTDWARSQQAFEEGSAVVTPDTVYLGFGLEGLAPAARADLVERTLDHLFEADRG; from the coding sequence ATGAGGCGCACACGACTGGCGATCGCCGGCGTGTTCACCCTGGTCGGCGCGCTGGCGTTGACCACACCGGCAAACGCACGGCCGTCGTCCGAACCGGACAGTCGGGATAGTCTGGAAGTATATGTCGGCACGGTGGATCCGGAGCAGTTGGAGAAGCTCCGGCACGCCGGGGCCGACCTCGACCACGGACACACGGAGACCGACCGGTCCGGAGACACTCACGTCGAGACGGTGCTCAGCAAACGGCAGGCGGCCCGCCTGGCCAGCCAGGGCGTACGGCTGGAGGTCAAGAAGGTACGGGGCAAGGCGGCCAGCCAGGTCCTCCGCGAGCAGGCCGCCACCGGCTGGTCGGCGTTCCGGTCCTACAGCGAGCCTGGCGGTATCCGGGATGAGATCACCGCCACCGCCGCCCGCTATCCGACGTTGACGAAGGTGACGACGATCGGCCGTAGCCACCAGGGCCAGCCGATCCTCGCCGTCAAGGTGACCAAGAACGCGAAACGGATCCGCGACGGCAAACGGCCGTCGGTGCTGTACGCCAGTGCGCAGCACGCCCGCGAGTGGATCACGCCGGAGATGACCCGGCGGCTGATGCACCATGTGCTCGACAACTACGGCGAGGACCAGGACATCACCCGGCTGGTGGACACCACGGAGCTGTGGTTCGTGCCGGTCGCCAACCCGGACGGGTACGACCACACGTTCACGCCCGGCAACCGCCTCTGGCGCAAGAACCTGCGGGACAACGACGGTGACGGGCAGATCACCACTGCTGACGGCGTCGACTTGAACCGCAACTTCGGCTACAAGTGGGGGTACGACAACGAGGGCTCCTCCCCCGACCCGATCAGCAACACCTACCGGGGACCGAGCCCACACTCGGAGCCGGAGACCCGGGCGCTGGACAAGCTGTTCCGCAAGGTCGGCTTCGAGTTCTTCGTGAACTACCACTCGGCCGCCGAACTGCTGCTTTACGGCGCGGGCTGGCAGGTCGCCACCCCCACCCCGGACGACATCATCTACGAGGCGATGGTCGGTGACGACGACAACCCGGCCGTGCCCGGCTACGACCCGGACCTCTCCGCCGAGCTGTACACCACCAACGGCGACACCGACACGCACGCCACGGTCCGCTACGGCACCCTCGGCTTCACGCCAGAAATGTCGACCTGCCAGGCCGCGGCGGCCTCTGACCCGGACGACGAATGGCTACCGGAGGACTGTGCCAGCCGCTTCATCTTCCCCGACGACGAAAAGCTGATCTCCGCGGAGGTGGCGAAGAACCTGCCGTTCGCCCTCGCCGTGGCACAGTCGGCGCACGACCCGGACGAGCCGGTGTCGGTCGTCGGCCTCAGCACCCCAGACTTCGTGGTGGACACCTTCGACACGTCGTACGGCGGCAGACAGCAGGTCGCCTCGATCACCCGCCGAGCGTTGCGGAACGTCCGGATGCACTACACGATCAATGACGGCCGGACCAAGACCGTCAGCGTCCGGGAGTGGCAGGGCGGTGAGCGCTACGGCGACACCCACGACGACTACTACGCCGAGCTGCGGGGCACGGTACAGGGCGCCCGACCCGGCGATCAGGTCAAGGTGTGGTTCAGCGGCCGGAAACCCGGAACGGGGAAAGTGACCAGCGAGCGCTTCACGTACCAGGTGCACGACGACATCGGCGGCGACGTCCTGGTCCTGGCGATGGAGGACGTCACCGGGCTGAGCCCAGTGCAGGATGCCACCAGCGCGAAGTACGCCGACGAGATGGCCGCGGCGCTGACCGCGGCCGGGCGTACCAGCGACGTGTACGACTTCGACACGATGGGCCGCCAGGCCCCGCACCATCTGGGTGTGCTGTCGCACTACCGCATGGTGCTCTGGGAGACCGGTGACGACGTGATCCCGCGTTCCCAAGGGCAGGTGCCGGGCACCATCGCCCGGGCGGCCGTGGAGACCGAGCTGGCCGTCCGCGACTACCTGAACGAGGGTGGCAAGCTCCTGCTCAGCGGCGAGTACGCGCTGTTCGCCCAGGCCGCCAACGGTGCGTACGGCTACCAGCCGAACGGGCCGGCGGAGTGCACCGACCCAGGTGACGAGACCTGCCTGCCGGTGCTGAACGACTTCCAGCAGTACTGGCTGGGCGCGTTCACCTACGTCAGCGACGGCGGCACCGGTGACAGCGGGCCGTACCCGGTGATCGGCGAGGACAACCGCTTCGCCGGCTTCACCGGCGCACTGAACGCGCCGGGCTCGGCGGAGAACCAGGACCACACGGCGTCGTTCCTGACCACGTCGGGCTTCCTTCCGCCGGACGAGTTCCCGCAGTTCGACAGCTCGGCACCGCTGGGCTGGGATCGGCCGGGGGGCGCGCCGTTCGACCCGCGTACCGGCGACTGGTACCTGTGGAGCGGGCAGGCCAACGAGTCGTACAAACGGCTCACCCAGACCGTTGACCTCAGCAACGCCAGCGCCGGTGAGCTGCGCTTCTTCACCTCGTACGACATCGAGTCGAACTGGGACTACCTGATCGTCGAAGCACACGAGGTGGGCAGCGACGCCTGGACGGCCCTTCCGGACGCCAACGGTAGGACCGGCACCGACACCGGGGACAGCTGCGATTCGGGCTGGGTCGAGGCGCTGCACCCGTGGCTCGCCCGGTACCAGGGGGAGGACTGCTCGCCGACGGGCACCACCGGCAGTTGGCACGCCGCCACCGGCGCCTCCAACGGCTGGCAGGAGTTCGTGATCGACCTGTCCGGATACGCCGGCAAACAGGTCGAGGTGTCGATCTCGTATATCTCGGACTGGAGCACCCAGGGCCTGGGCGTGTTCCTCGACGACGCCCGGGTGATCGTGGACGGCACCACGGTCAGCGAGACCTCGTTCGAAGCGGACCTGGGTGACTGGACGCTGGCCGGTCCGCCGCCTGGCTCGGCAGACAACACGACCGACTGGGCTCGTAGTCAGCAGGCGTTCGAGGAGGGGTCGGCGGTGGTTACCCCGGACACGGTATACCTCGGCTTCGGCCTGGAGGGGCTGGCTCCTGCTGCCCGCGCCGACCTGGTCGAGCGGACGTTGGACCATCTGTTCGAGGCGGACCGCGGCTGA
- a CDS encoding App1 family protein produces the protein MSGPADRFGARPRLPRVVGVGRLWQGGRVPPTAAGQLAVPQLHRAARIEDAVHHLVERRLRRTGWRIHTVAYPGYGAPGWIRVMCRVLLGRPDNRQRGRPEKVRGWRSFATLPAKYVTVAIESGDVRHETRTDRSGFVDTIVPVDLPPGWGSVWISVPEAEPVQAPVRILDPQVRFGVISDVDDTVMVTTLPRPLLAAWNTFVLDEHARAAVPGMAVLYERLVTAHPGAPVFYLSTGAWNVAPTLTRFLSRHLYPAGPLLLTDWGPTADRWFRSGREHKRATLTRLATEFPEVKWLLVGDDGQHDQEIYREFAVAHPDNVAGVAIRRLSPTQAVLAGAPPNPVSDSASVPPVGQKWLSAPDGAGLWQLLRDAGLV, from the coding sequence GTGTCCGGGCCGGCGGACCGGTTCGGCGCCCGGCCCCGCCTGCCTCGCGTGGTCGGGGTCGGGCGGTTGTGGCAGGGTGGCCGTGTGCCACCGACTGCCGCCGGCCAACTGGCCGTACCCCAGCTGCACCGGGCCGCGCGGATCGAGGACGCCGTGCACCACCTGGTCGAGCGGCGGCTGCGGCGGACCGGCTGGCGGATCCACACCGTGGCCTACCCGGGCTACGGCGCCCCTGGCTGGATCCGGGTGATGTGTCGGGTGCTGTTGGGGCGGCCGGACAACCGGCAGCGGGGGCGGCCGGAGAAGGTTCGGGGCTGGCGCAGCTTCGCCACCCTGCCAGCCAAGTACGTCACGGTGGCCATCGAGTCGGGGGACGTACGGCACGAGACGCGGACCGACCGCAGCGGCTTCGTGGACACGATCGTGCCGGTCGACCTGCCTCCCGGGTGGGGGTCGGTGTGGATAAGCGTCCCGGAGGCCGAGCCGGTCCAGGCGCCGGTACGGATCCTGGACCCGCAGGTACGGTTCGGGGTCATCTCCGACGTCGACGACACGGTCATGGTCACCACGCTTCCGCGGCCACTTCTCGCCGCCTGGAACACGTTCGTGCTGGACGAGCATGCCCGAGCCGCGGTGCCCGGGATGGCCGTGCTGTACGAGCGGCTGGTCACGGCCCACCCCGGCGCCCCGGTGTTCTACCTGTCCACCGGCGCCTGGAACGTGGCGCCGACACTCACCCGGTTCCTGTCTCGGCACCTCTACCCGGCTGGGCCGCTGCTGCTTACCGACTGGGGTCCGACGGCAGACCGGTGGTTCCGCAGTGGTCGGGAGCACAAGCGAGCCACCCTGACCCGGCTGGCCACGGAGTTCCCCGAGGTGAAGTGGCTGTTGGTGGGCGACGACGGTCAGCACGACCAGGAGATCTACCGGGAGTTCGCCGTGGCCCACCCGGACAACGTCGCGGGGGTGGCGATTCGCCGGCTCTCACCGACCCAGGCGGTGCTCGCCGGTGCTCCGCCCAACCCGGTCAGCGACAGCGCGTCGGTTCCTCCGGTGGGGCAGAAATGGCTCTCCGCGCCCGACGGCGCCGGGCTGTGGCAGCTGCTGCGGGACGCGGGTCTGGTCTGA
- a CDS encoding NAD(+)/NADH kinase, producing the protein MDRIRLGLVLHPTRDVTEVVGLIAGWATRHRMALVVRAPDRHRVPTTVEPLPVEQVPAASDALISIGGDGTMLGALRSTVRDPKPVLGVHLGQLGFLVEVEPPDLPTALARLANQDFTVERHSCLACDVCGDDVVAFNDVALVRQPGSGFVTTTLEVDGQRYGYYRCDALVVSTPTGSTAYGYAAGGPLVSPASDVVVVTPSAPMAGISRSVVLSPDERIRLELAPGSAPVAVEMDGLVIQDAATEGTVDVTYRRDAGLVVRLDPRRYRQRNQLKLSLLDLPLLPEQLRELLPEGLRDELNRRGLPPHR; encoded by the coding sequence ATGGATCGGATCCGGCTCGGGTTGGTGCTGCACCCGACCCGGGACGTGACCGAGGTGGTCGGCCTCATCGCCGGGTGGGCGACCCGGCATCGGATGGCGCTGGTGGTACGCGCGCCGGACCGACACCGGGTGCCCACGACGGTGGAACCGCTTCCGGTCGAGCAGGTGCCCGCGGCCAGTGACGCGCTGATCAGCATCGGCGGCGACGGCACCATGCTCGGCGCGCTGCGCTCGACGGTCCGCGACCCGAAGCCGGTGCTCGGGGTCCACCTGGGTCAGCTTGGCTTTCTGGTCGAAGTCGAGCCGCCGGACCTGCCGACCGCGCTGGCCCGGCTGGCCAACCAGGACTTCACCGTGGAACGGCACAGCTGCCTGGCCTGCGACGTGTGCGGCGATGACGTGGTCGCGTTCAACGACGTCGCGCTGGTGCGGCAGCCCGGCTCGGGTTTCGTCACCACCACCCTCGAGGTGGACGGGCAGCGGTACGGCTACTACCGCTGCGACGCGCTGGTGGTGAGCACGCCGACCGGGTCAACGGCGTACGGCTACGCGGCCGGCGGGCCGCTGGTGTCCCCGGCGAGCGACGTCGTGGTGGTAACGCCGTCCGCGCCGATGGCGGGGATCTCCCGCTCGGTGGTGCTCTCGCCCGACGAACGGATCCGGCTGGAACTGGCCCCGGGCTCCGCGCCGGTCGCGGTGGAGATGGACGGGCTGGTGATCCAGGACGCGGCGACCGAGGGCACGGTGGACGTGACCTACCGCCGCGACGCGGGCCTGGTGGTCCGCCTCGACCCGCGCCGCTACCGGCAGCGCAACCAGCTCAAGCTGAGCCTGCTGGACCTGCCGCTGCTGCCCGAGCAGCTTCGCGAGCTCCTCCCCGAGGGCCTCCGCGATGAACTGAACCGCCGTGGGCTTCCCCCACACCGTTGA
- the pgm gene encoding phosphoglucomutase (alpha-D-glucose-1,6-bisphosphate-dependent), with protein MSTHPRAGQPAQPSDLVDVPMLVTAYYAEHPDPADPGQQVSFGTSGHRGSPLRNAFNSDHIVAVTQALCDYRRERGLDGPLFLGRDTHALSTPAAVDALEVLAANEVTVLLDSQDGYVPTPAISHAILTHNRGRASGLADGIVITPSHNPPADGGFKYNPTHGGPADADVTTWIQDRANAILAAGLKEARRVPYARARAADTTGRYDFLGRYVADLPSVLDLDAVRAAGVRIGADPLGGASVAYWGEIAERHRLDLTVVNPTVDPTWRFMTLDGDGRIRMDCSSPNAMASLIAARDRFAVSTGNDADADRHGIVTPDGGLMNPNHYLTVAIAHLFRTRTRWGQAAAIGKTLVSSSMIDRVAADLGRPLLEVPVGFKWFVPGLLDGTVGFGGEESAGASFLRRDGSTWTTDKDGILLCLLASEIVATTGRTPSEHWTELAGRFGAPEYARIDAPASRAEKAALGRLSPEQVTAGELAGEPITATLTRAPGNGAPIGGLKVTTENGWFAARPSGTEDVYKIYAESFRGPEHLALIQAEARELVSTVLAAASAG; from the coding sequence GTGAGCACGCATCCCCGCGCGGGTCAGCCTGCCCAGCCGTCCGATCTGGTGGACGTGCCGATGCTGGTCACCGCGTACTACGCGGAGCATCCCGACCCGGCGGACCCAGGGCAGCAGGTCTCCTTCGGTACCTCCGGGCACCGGGGGTCGCCGCTGCGTAACGCCTTCAACTCCGACCACATCGTCGCGGTCACCCAGGCGCTGTGCGACTACCGCCGGGAGCGTGGCCTGGACGGCCCACTCTTTCTCGGCCGGGACACCCACGCGCTCTCCACTCCGGCCGCGGTGGACGCGCTGGAGGTGCTCGCCGCCAACGAGGTCACGGTCCTGCTGGACAGCCAGGACGGGTACGTTCCGACGCCGGCCATCTCACACGCCATCCTCACCCACAACCGGGGGCGGGCCAGCGGGCTGGCCGACGGCATCGTGATCACGCCGTCGCACAACCCACCGGCCGACGGTGGGTTCAAGTACAACCCCACCCATGGCGGCCCGGCGGACGCCGACGTCACCACGTGGATCCAGGACCGCGCGAACGCGATCCTCGCGGCCGGGCTCAAGGAGGCGCGCCGCGTCCCGTACGCGCGGGCGCGTGCCGCCGACACCACCGGCCGGTACGACTTCCTCGGCCGCTACGTGGCCGACCTGCCGTCGGTGCTCGACCTCGACGCGGTCCGGGCGGCCGGCGTCCGGATCGGGGCGGATCCGCTCGGTGGGGCCAGCGTCGCCTACTGGGGCGAGATCGCCGAGCGGCATCGGCTGGACCTCACGGTGGTGAACCCGACGGTCGATCCGACGTGGCGGTTCATGACCCTGGACGGGGACGGCCGGATCCGAATGGACTGCTCGTCACCGAACGCGATGGCGTCGCTGATCGCCGCCCGGGACCGGTTCGCGGTGTCCACCGGAAACGACGCCGACGCGGACCGGCACGGCATCGTCACCCCGGACGGCGGCCTGATGAACCCGAACCACTACCTGACGGTGGCCATCGCCCACCTGTTCCGCACCCGGACGCGGTGGGGGCAGGCCGCGGCCATCGGTAAGACGCTGGTCTCCTCATCCATGATCGACCGGGTGGCCGCCGACCTGGGGCGCCCTCTGCTGGAGGTGCCGGTCGGTTTCAAGTGGTTCGTGCCGGGCCTGCTCGACGGCACGGTCGGTTTCGGTGGCGAGGAGAGCGCCGGCGCCTCCTTCCTGCGCAGGGACGGCAGCACCTGGACCACCGACAAGGACGGCATCCTGCTCTGCCTGCTGGCGTCCGAGATCGTCGCCACCACCGGCCGCACCCCGAGTGAGCACTGGACGGAGCTGGCCGGGCGGTTCGGCGCACCGGAGTACGCCCGGATCGATGCCCCCGCCAGCCGGGCGGAGAAGGCGGCGCTCGGTCGGCTTTCGCCGGAGCAGGTGACAGCTGGGGAGCTGGCCGGCGAACCGATCACGGCCACACTCACCAGGGCCCCCGGCAACGGGGCCCCGATCGGTGGCCTGAAGGTCACCACCGAGAACGGCTGGTTTGCCGCCCGCCCCTCCGGCACCGAGGACGTCTACAAGATCTATGCCGAGTCGTTCCGGGGGCCCGAGCACCTGGCTCTGATCCAGGCGGAGGCGAGGGAGCTGGTCTCGACGGTGCTGGCGGCGGCTTCGGCCGGGTGA